One Acinetobacter colistiniresistens DNA segment encodes these proteins:
- a CDS encoding YwqG family protein, with product MNFKPETLPNSVQPYLEKISATILPTVTMQLTPSDELTLWQSKIGGQPYLPLDVTYPVDSNGNPLALLAQLNFAEIPNLPDFPNQGILQFYIAADDLYGMNFDDQQQQSGFKVLYFDQVLEDASQLKQDFAEVQLGEDDYLPFTGQYSIEFALSTQSISLGDFAFAPKILGVEDLYDFEDQFEGGDFEDDFIEPYDEVASASGHRLGGYPYFTQTDPRQYNEKVQDYVLLFQLDTDDAENEIMWGDSGVGNFFIHPEDLKKRDFSKVLYNWDCC from the coding sequence ATGAATTTTAAACCAGAAACTTTGCCGAACAGTGTGCAGCCCTACCTAGAAAAAATCTCGGCGACTATTCTGCCAACAGTTACCATGCAACTAACCCCCAGCGATGAGTTAACTTTATGGCAAAGTAAAATTGGGGGACAACCTTACTTACCGCTGGATGTGACTTATCCAGTCGATTCGAATGGCAATCCGTTGGCTTTATTGGCGCAATTGAATTTTGCCGAAATCCCCAATTTACCTGACTTTCCTAATCAAGGAATTTTACAGTTCTATATCGCTGCTGATGATCTGTATGGAATGAACTTTGATGACCAACAGCAGCAATCGGGTTTTAAAGTGTTGTACTTTGATCAAGTGCTTGAGGATGCGTCACAATTAAAACAAGACTTCGCTGAAGTTCAGTTGGGCGAAGATGATTATTTGCCCTTTACCGGACAATACTCGATTGAGTTTGCTTTAAGCACTCAGTCGATCAGTTTGGGTGATTTTGCTTTTGCGCCGAAAATTTTAGGGGTTGAAGACCTTTATGATTTTGAAGATCAATTTGAAGGTGGTGATTTCGAAGATGATTTTATCGAACCTTATGATGAAGTCGCTTCCGCAAGTGGGCATCGTTTAGGCGGTTATCCTTATTTTACCCAAACTGATCCACGTCAATATAATGAAAAAGTTCAAGATTATGTGCTGCTGTTCCAGCTGGATACTGATGATGCGGAAAACGAGATTATGTGGGGAGATTCAGGCGTGGGGAATTTCTTTATTCATCCTGAAGACCTAAAGAAACGAGATTTTTCCAAAGTGCTGTATAACTGGGATTGTTGTTAA
- the thyA gene encoding thymidylate synthase: MRTYLDLLQHILDNGGDKGDRTGTGTRSVFGHQMRFDLSKGFPLLTTKKVHFRSIVIELLWFLKGDTNVQYLKDNKVSIWDEWATAEQTARFGRPEGELGPVYGHQWRNFGATQNEDGSYQQNGFDQIQWLINEIKTNPNSRRLIVSGWNPNEAGKVALPPCHTLFQFFVQDNKLSCQLYQRSADVFLGVPFNIASYALLTHMIAQVCGLGVGDFVWTGGDTHLYANHFEQAQLQLSREPLPLCQLKLNPEITDIFDFKFEDIEIVGYESHPAIKAPVAV, from the coding sequence ATGCGTACATATTTAGACCTTTTACAACATATCTTGGACAATGGCGGCGACAAAGGTGACCGCACAGGCACAGGTACACGTTCAGTATTTGGTCATCAGATGCGTTTTGATCTTTCTAAAGGCTTTCCACTGCTCACCACCAAGAAAGTCCACTTCCGTTCGATTGTGATTGAGTTGCTTTGGTTCCTCAAAGGAGATACCAACGTTCAATATCTCAAAGACAATAAAGTAAGCATTTGGGATGAATGGGCAACTGCTGAGCAAACCGCACGTTTTGGTCGTCCTGAGGGTGAGCTTGGGCCAGTGTATGGTCATCAATGGCGTAACTTTGGCGCAACTCAAAATGAAGATGGTAGCTATCAACAGAATGGTTTTGATCAGATTCAATGGTTGATCAATGAAATCAAGACCAATCCAAATTCTCGTCGTTTGATCGTGTCTGGCTGGAACCCCAATGAAGCAGGCAAAGTGGCCTTACCACCTTGTCATACCTTGTTCCAGTTTTTTGTGCAAGACAACAAACTGTCATGCCAGCTCTATCAACGCAGTGCCGATGTATTCTTAGGTGTACCGTTTAATATTGCCAGCTATGCCCTGCTGACTCATATGATTGCACAAGTCTGTGGCTTAGGTGTGGGGGACTTTGTCTGGACAGGCGGAGATACTCATCTCTATGCCAACCACTTTGAGCAGGCACAATTACAGCTTAGCCGCGAGCCACTACCGTTGTGTCAATTAAAACTCAATCCTGAAATTACCGATATTTTTGACTTTAAATTTGAAGATATTGAAATTGTCGGTTATGAGTCACACCCTGCAATCAAAGCACCTGTCGCAGTTTAA
- a CDS encoding dihydrofolate reductase: MAWQGTEVVHVVAMDKNHCIGKGNALPWHISADLKHFKAITQGGVVIMGRKTLESMGRTLPNRVNWVITRDPAWQFEGVKVAHSIEAALNGALTDVQHSEKAALFIIGGGEIFTQTLAIADRLELTHVDLDVQGDAHYPKISEDFHKVNSEQHNDEKSNIAFEFATYQK, from the coding sequence ATGGCATGGCAAGGCACTGAAGTAGTCCACGTAGTCGCAATGGATAAAAATCACTGTATCGGCAAAGGCAATGCTTTGCCGTGGCATATCTCTGCTGATCTGAAGCACTTTAAAGCCATTACCCAAGGGGGTGTGGTAATTATGGGACGTAAAACGCTTGAGTCAATGGGCCGTACCCTGCCAAATCGCGTAAATTGGGTGATTACCCGAGATCCCGCTTGGCAATTTGAAGGCGTTAAAGTTGCACATAGTATCGAAGCCGCACTCAATGGCGCACTTACAGACGTGCAACATTCAGAAAAAGCAGCCTTATTTATTATTGGAGGTGGAGAGATTTTTACTCAAACGCTGGCCATTGCCGATCGTCTCGAGTTGACCCATGTGGATCTGGATGTACAAGGTGATGCACACTATCCAAAAATCTCTGAAGATTTTCATAAAGTAAACTCTGAACAGCACAACGATGAAAAATCAAATATTGCCTTTGAGTTTGCAACCTACCAAAAATAA
- a CDS encoding Lnb N-terminal periplasmic domain-containing protein, giving the protein MHNIGSREFFIALGVGLLHSLFTLFVVLSSVWLCLALWIQQPLGTLFSRVSIILWSLFALSLLGVYVSGHLVSRRTDIIIYCVAFACSLIWYFSLEARQDRDWNPEVAEQLSYEKNGDLVQLHNVRNFNWHADGSYDIHWENRTIDLNKITGINVITSYWMGPQIAHTLVSFDFVDQKPLVFSIEIRKEKGEDFSAIGGFFRKYELSLVASDEKDIVYTRSNIRHEQVYLFPIRMPAAERKALFIEYLHKADELRAEAKWYNTLTSNCTTLVFDMVQAINPQRLPKDYRLLASGYLPNYLYDLKALNQNYSMKEWYRLAHINPRAEQYEQQANQSSEYFSTAIRAGIPKNE; this is encoded by the coding sequence ATGCATAATATTGGATCACGTGAATTTTTTATTGCCTTAGGTGTTGGACTATTACATAGCCTATTTACCTTATTCGTGGTTCTTTCCAGTGTATGGCTCTGTCTTGCCTTATGGATTCAGCAGCCACTCGGCACATTGTTTAGCCGAGTCAGCATTATTCTGTGGAGCCTATTTGCACTCAGTTTGCTCGGTGTTTATGTGAGTGGTCATCTGGTCAGTCGCCGCACCGATATTATCATCTACTGTGTTGCGTTTGCCTGTTCACTGATTTGGTATTTCTCCCTCGAAGCCCGACAAGACCGGGACTGGAACCCTGAGGTTGCCGAACAGCTCAGCTATGAAAAGAATGGTGATCTTGTACAACTCCACAATGTGCGTAATTTTAACTGGCATGCGGATGGCAGCTACGACATTCACTGGGAAAATCGCACAATTGATCTGAATAAAATTACCGGGATCAATGTCATTACCTCCTACTGGATGGGACCACAAATTGCCCACACCTTAGTTAGTTTTGATTTTGTCGATCAAAAACCGTTGGTATTCTCGATTGAAATCCGTAAAGAAAAAGGCGAAGACTTTTCCGCGATTGGTGGCTTTTTCCGTAAATATGAGCTCAGTTTGGTGGCTTCAGATGAAAAGGATATCGTGTATACCCGTAGCAATATTCGCCACGAACAAGTCTACCTCTTTCCAATCAGAATGCCTGCAGCTGAACGCAAAGCCCTGTTTATTGAATATCTGCATAAGGCCGATGAACTGCGTGCAGAAGCCAAATGGTACAACACGCTCACCAGTAATTGCACCACACTGGTCTTTGATATGGTACAGGCCATTAATCCACAACGCTTACCCAAAGATTACCGTTTATTGGCCTCAGGTTATCTCCCCAATTACCTCTATGACTTAAAAGCACTTAATCAAAACTACAGCATGAAAGAATGGTATCGCTTGGCGCATATCAATCCACGCGCCGAACAATATGAGCAGCAAGCCAACCAGAGTAGCGAATATTTTTCAACGGCCATTCGTGCCGGGATTCCAAAAAATGAATAA
- a CDS encoding META domain-containing protein codes for MLKPFLTTCTLAIAVAMTGCATTESLHTSPNASQKESIGLYNRNWIATQINGVEIKSNDLSGKRPAIQFDAKGKRFFGADGCNQIQGSFESQGSILRLGPIASTMMACIGNDNSALSRQYANALASTTSYELKGHELKFMDPSGKVLVSFVTVIQPLP; via the coding sequence ATGTTAAAGCCTTTTTTAACAACATGTACTTTGGCAATTGCGGTCGCAATGACGGGCTGTGCAACCACAGAATCGCTCCACACCTCACCGAATGCCTCACAAAAAGAAAGCATCGGCCTCTATAACCGTAATTGGATTGCAACCCAGATCAATGGTGTAGAGATTAAGAGCAATGATCTTTCTGGCAAACGCCCTGCAATTCAGTTCGATGCCAAAGGCAAACGTTTCTTTGGTGCAGACGGCTGTAATCAGATTCAAGGTAGCTTTGAAAGCCAGGGTTCTATCTTACGCCTAGGCCCAATTGCTTCAACCATGATGGCCTGTATCGGCAACGACAACAGCGCCCTCTCTCGCCAATATGCAAATGCTTTGGCTAGTACCACAAGCTATGAGCTCAAAGGTCATGAGCTTAAATTCATGGATCCATCAGGCAAGGTTCTGGTGAGCTTTGTTACGGTGATTCAACCACTGCCGTAA
- the msrA gene encoding peptide-methionine (S)-S-oxide reductase MsrA, which yields MQQALFGGGCFWCVEAVFLQLKGVEKVVSGYAGGVSQNPTYEQVCQGTTQHAEVILVDFDEQQISYTQLLNVFFTTHDPTTLNRQGNDIGTQYRSVIYYFNDEQKQQAEQVIHSLENEGLNIVTELSPVPTFYPAEEYHQNFFARNPSQGYCNFSIPPKLSKLRAKYLDLLKDE from the coding sequence ATGCAACAGGCACTATTTGGTGGTGGATGTTTTTGGTGTGTCGAAGCCGTATTTCTACAACTCAAAGGTGTAGAAAAAGTGGTGAGTGGTTATGCGGGTGGAGTCAGTCAAAACCCGACTTATGAACAGGTCTGCCAAGGCACGACTCAACATGCTGAAGTCATTCTGGTTGATTTTGATGAACAGCAGATCAGCTATACACAATTGTTGAATGTGTTCTTTACCACACATGATCCAACCACGCTAAACCGTCAGGGCAATGACATTGGAACGCAATACCGCTCTGTGATTTATTACTTCAATGATGAACAAAAGCAGCAAGCTGAGCAGGTCATTCACAGTCTGGAAAATGAAGGACTAAATATCGTAACTGAGCTCAGCCCAGTACCAACGTTCTACCCTGCGGAAGAGTATCATCAGAACTTCTTTGCACGTAACCCGTCACAAGGCTACTGCAACTTTAGTATTCCGCCCAAGCTGTCTAAACTCCGTGCCAAATATCTTGACCTGCTCAAAGATGAATAA